One Xyrauchen texanus isolate HMW12.3.18 chromosome 34, RBS_HiC_50CHRs, whole genome shotgun sequence genomic window carries:
- the fgf1b gene encoding fibroblast growth factor 1b has product MTEGDITVFTFGQMTIDQKDPKNNPLQKLYSKNGGYHLRIQPNGTVDASRQDNDVYTLLKVKAVKAGVVAIRGHETELYLAMDKCGKLYGTALLNEECYFIENIEENNYNTYHSQRYQENGDWYVGVKKNGRMKNGSKTHKGQNAIYFLPMPVDGSIQ; this is encoded by the exons ATGACCGAGGGCGATATCACCGTTTTCACATTCGGACAGATGACTATCGATCAGAAAGATCCTAAAAATAATCCTCTCCAAAAACTGTACAGTAAGAATGGAGGATACCATCTCCGGATCCAACCTAACGGGACTGTGGACGCGAGTCGTCAAGATAACGACGTTTACA CTCTTCTGAAGGTGAAAGCAGTCAAGGCAGGAGTGGTGGCCATCAGGGGTCATGAGACTGAACTATACCTGGCCATGGACAAATGTGGAAAATTATATGGGACT GCCTTGTTGAATGAGGAGTGTTACTTTATTGAGAACATAGAGGAGAATAACTACAACACCTACCATTCACAGAGGTACCAGGAGAACGGAGACTGGTATGTTGGGGTCAAGAAGAACGGGCGAATGAAGAATGGCTCCAAAACACACAAAGGCCAAAATGCAATCTACTTCCTGCCAATGCCAGTGGATGGCAGCATACAATAA